The genomic interval AGTAACATGATCTCTGATTTTTTGATTCGTAATGATTCGTAGTGCTTCCGTTACTGGTGCATGGCACAGATCGCCGCGCGGCAGGTATCGCGGGTGTTCTTCGTTCCGGCGGGTAAAAACGCAGGAGGGCTTCGATGCGTAAACGCATCGAAGCCCTCCTGCTGGGGAAATTGAAGCATGCCACTCCCGGCCTGCCGTGTGGCGGTGGCATATCAACGGCCTCGCCCGCATATCCGCCCGCCTCGTCGGACGAACGGAGGTCGCATGCGGCGATGAATTGCAACGGCAATTATTCGGACGGCCGGTACGGAAAACTCCGCAATGGCTGTCCGCACTCCGAAATCCGCTCCTTCCGGCAACCCTCCGCGCTCCGGAAGCGCCGCCACCCTGCGAACCGAAAAAGCCTCCGGAACATACGCTCGAAGGCTTTCTATGGTATGGACATACAGGAACGATCCCCGCTGCCATTGGCTGCGGAGCCGTCGTCCGCAAGGGATCGGTACGGAATCTGTGTACGCTGCCTGCCTTTTATATCTGTTTTTGGCAACTATATCCCGCCTTACACCGCCGTACCTCCGAAACCCGACTGCCGAAGCGGGTCTTGTCCGAAGCCTCCGTCAAGGCGGTTTTTTTTGGGGGGGGCTCCGATCTGTAAACGCGGCTCTGCCGCGAACGCTCCGGCAGCCGGTCGTGTGCAGCGACTCGGAAAACCGACGGAGTGTAAAGCAAGGTATGGCTGCCTTGTTTTTCTCAGGCCCGAAAGCCGGCTTCAGATTCGTACCCGCCTGCGCCGCTTCTGTGCTTCCTCGTGCCGTCCAGCCCAAAGCGGCGGGCGATCTGCGAGACGTTGTATTCGATGTAATCCATGCTGCTGCACGCCTCGACCGCCTCCTTGTATTCGGCACGGGTGGCAGGCTGCTGCCCTCGAAGCTGGCCGAGCCGGATAGTTCCGGCCTCCTCCTTGTCGCATGAAATATCGTATCGTGCCAGCATCAGGTGCGGTGGTATTTGCAGATATGTCCCTTCAGCCCGGAAAGACTCACGCTGCACGTCCGGCTGATTTCACAGCAGGAGAGGCGGGTCGAGCGATAGAGTTCGACGACCTCGCGGTATCGCTCCGTCGTCTTCGGTTGGGGATTCGGGATGCTGGAGCCTCCGGTTGATATGATCGGTTCATTTTTCATCCTGTAAATAGTCTGGAGTTCTTGGGTAGAGCCGCGTATTATCCTCGTTGTTTCCATCGGATAAGTACTTTTTCTGCAGCGATTTTCAGAACTACTTGATCGGTAGCCTGTATGCCTTGAAATAGTTCAGATGTTCGTAGTAGGAGACGATTGCGGGGAGCATCTTCGTCTGCCGCCGGGCAGGGGTGCGGCCTGCTCTGTCGGCAGCATCTCCGGTAAGCATACCCGCACGTCGGATGCCCGTTCCGGAACGGCACGAGTGCGGAATCGGCCGCTATCGCATTGCGGCAGGGCAGACCGTTTCTGTCGATACAGCGGTAGGGGACGCTGGCATCGAAACCCGCATCCGTGCATATATCTCTCGCGCTGCGCTTCGTCGTATAGTATATGCCGACCCGACTTCGTCCCGGAAAATTTTGCCCTGACTGTTATCCGGATCGGTCGTAACCGCAATTCCCTGCGTATAGGGTCAGTAGGTCAGTCCGAATGCCCAGAGGGGTATCGTGTTGCGGTGCCCGTACTCGATGTCATCCTTCACGAGGTAGGCGTTCCCGATGTCGCGGATCTGCTTCTGCGTCTTGTTGCGGCCGCCCACCTCGAACGTGAGCCCGCCGATCCGGAAGTCGGCCACCGAAGAAGAAGTTATGGTCTGCGCCGGAGCCAACAACGAAAGGAATACCGTTTCGCGGACGTTGCCCACGTCGGGCGTCGTGTCCGAGAGGGCGTAGGCGAGGTTGGTGTTGTTCAGGTATATCTTGTCCACCTTGCCCAGCGCGCTGATCCCATGCGTGTCGTCGCGCAAAATATTGATAAGTTGCGCCTTTTCCAGATAAACCATCAGATCGGCCACCATGTTGCGGTTGATGTTCAGGTCGCGGGCCAGCTTCGAGTAATTGGGCTTGAAAGGAACGCTCTGCGCGACGATATAAAGCAGCTTTTTGAGCTTCTGAGCCGTGGAGGTCGTCATCTCGGCAAACGCGGGAATGTCGTTATCTACTACCTGATTGATGACGCTTAGCAACCGGAGGTAGTAACCGCTCTCCTGAAAATAGGGATAGTAGCCCTCCTTCAGGTACTCCTTGAACAGCGCCACGGGACGGTGTTCCGCATAGGGGAAGTCGATCTTGTTCTGTACGACCTGTTCGAGCGTATGGGCGGGAATACGGATGCCCTTGCCGATAGCCAGGTATTCCCGGAACGAGAGCCCCGGCAGGCGGTATTCCAGCTTGCGGCGGCTCAGGTCGGCCCCGCCCTTCTCCAGATCGAGGATGGACGAACCCGTATAGCCCACGCGCAGCGTCGCATAGGTGTCGTAGATGTTCTTGATCTCGGTGGACCAGTTCTTATATTTGTGTATCTCGTCGATATAGAGCGCCTTGCCACCCTCCCGATAGAACTGTCCGGCCAGCTCCACGAGCGTATGCGTCGAGAAATAGAGGTCGTCGGCCGACACGTAAAGCGTGGCCGCCGCATCTTCGTGCAGCTTGATGTGCTGCAATACGAGGGTCGATTTGCCGACGCCCCGCGCTCCGAGGATAGCCACAAGGCGGCTCTCCCACAAAATCTTGTCGTGAATGTCGCGCACATATTCGGTCGGCGTGTTCTGAAGCCGCGTCCGGAAGGTTCTTATCAAAGTATCCATACTTACTTGCTTTGTCCGTTTTGCACAAAGATAACAAAATTGCACGATGTATAATGCAATTCCTATGCAAAAAAGATGGGTTTATACGGCAGCCTCGCTTCCGCATCCGACGGGACTGACTTTCCATGAAAAAGGGTTGCACTTTCGGAGCGATTCCAGTGGCAGCAGCTTGCACGGCACGGGGCGTCGCGCAGACGTCGGAGTTCCTTCGCTGCGATCTTCACGGCTTCGGCCTTGATACGGTCGTAGTTCACCCTGAACGTATTCTCCATGCGGACAAGACATTGCGGGACGCTACCTGATACGACCCGTCTTCATCTGCTGAGACAGCCCATGTTTCGAACCCGATTGTTTTATGAAATCATCCCCGTCAAAAGTATTTTTGGCGGGGATGAATTGCATTTTGGGAAATTAGAATCTGTGAGTATGACCCACCGTCCCCGGGCTTATCCTATTATTAAAATTGTTGGGAGGAGGATCATAATTGAATGAATAATTTCCTTCCGGCGGTTTGTTGACGATGGTGCTTTGCTGTTGATCGATATTACCGCCTGAAATCTCCCCGCTTTCCCTTCTTGAAATTCGATCAAAAAGGTTCTGCTGATCTTGTAGCGATAAATTGAATTTCTTTTTCATAGCAGTTTAAGTTTTAGTTTATTTGAATACTGTCTGAACTATTAAGGCTCCTTAAATTTTTAGTTATAAAAAATTATAGCTTTAATATACGGGAGCCCACCCCGTATATCAATTTACGACAAAATACATTTCCTGAAAGTTGATCGTCAATTGTTTGAATTCAGCGGGAGGCAGTACACCCAATGTTCCGTCGAAGGGTATTCCCATCAACTGGGAATGGGGCATATCTTCGATCACATACAGGTTAGTCATCACACCCGTTTTATCCCCGATTGTCAGTTCCATTTGCGGCAGTATGGCGTATTCGAGTACCGGGCTGTATCCGGTCGCGGTTTTCCCGCGTTTGCGTCCGTGTGCCTGCAACGGCGGAAGCCGGTCGCGATGCGCCTCATGGAATTCCGGTTCGACGGACGATTTCGAGGCTCCCGTATCCCAAACCATCGTTGCGGGGATTCCGTCCAGTTCGACCCGAATGTAAGGCACTTTGTTGAGCATCAGGTTCCGGGGAGCATCGGGCGAAGAGACTGTCCGGGATCTCAAATGCAATTTCCGAAGTTCGTAGTCCAGTTCGATTTCGGGGAAGAGTTGCAATATGTCGTTTCCGAGAATAAGACCGCAATCCGTAACGCCCGTATCTCCGAGCGGCAGAACCACGCACGGAACATGGACGAACACGGCTGTTCCCAATCGCAGAGTGTCGAGCAATGCGAGAGGACACCGCGTTTCGTTGAATCGGATCGAATCCGCCGACATGGGCAATTCCAACTGAGATGCCAACTGTTTATCGATGATCGTCATCTGACCTCCGGAGTCGAGCATCGCTCCGATTCGTTGCATGCCGCGGACGGCCGTGAATTTGATTTGTTCGTCTTCGACGCCGAACGGTATGTCGTAATTCGCGTCGGCATCCGATATACCCATACGGGGCCACTGGGATTTCAGCCCGAAAAGGACGGCATTGGTCTCGAAAGCAGTCCGCGTCCCCTCGTCCATATAGTCCCGGCCTTGCGCAAGCAAGCTCGTACAAATATCGTGGGCAGCTTTGAAGTGTCCGAGTTTCGCCAGATTGTCGGACATCATCCAGAACAATGAGAAAAAGTTGCCGCCCATTTGGGCGTTGTACTCATCGTACATGTGCTGGATTTTCTCGACGGCGCCCGCCGGATTGTTGAAATTATGGTCGAGCAGCGCCCCCGAGAACAGCCGCATGTAATCGCTCAGGCTGTCGGCACTCTGTTCATAACGGGCTCTCGTTTCGAACCAGTCGCTTCGGGAGATAGCCTCTCCGATTGCATTGTCATACGGGTTTTCTTGGGCGGCCCCGATTTGCACCGGAAGGACTGCGAACAGCAGACCGATGATTTTACGAATAACCATGGCTTTATCATTTTGAAGTGGATATATCGACGACAGAAACAATTTCCGAATAATCGCTGCTATGGAAAATCAGCCTTTCCGCAAACAACCCATCTATAATGGGAATGAGACTCTTTTCCTCGATATGGCATTCTTTGGCCAATTCAGCGAGTGAAATGACTTCCTCATTGGCTTTTTGCAATACGTTCCACTCCGTCGAATGCGTATCGAATTCCAACTCATTTATCAGTGTTCCATTGCAGTATTCTTTATATATAGCCTTATCATCGTAGGAAACGAAAAGATAGGAATAATGCTGGCTTTTATAATAATGTTCGATTTCTATAAATTTATCCCACAATAAATTCTGAGATAATTTCAGATGTTCAAGAAGGATGATCTTGGTCTCGGCCTGCAAGTAATTTCGTGGCAGAAGCATAGACATCGGATTTTCAGCCCATCGGTATGGCAATTCGTCCTTTATCTTGTTATAATATGGACTGGACTTGATTACAGCTAATTGAGATATGTTATGCTTGAAAAAGTTTTCGGCATAAAAGAACCTTAAAAAATGCAGATTGTCAATGCTCTCGATTATATCGTCTTCCGTTTCTTCTATCAAGCCCCGTAAAACGTTCGCTCCGTTTACATGAATTCTGTACTTATAAGCGAACTTGATGAATAAGAGATTACTGGAAAATGTATTTTTCTTGTCGATCTTTCGTAAAAGATTGTCTGAAGGAGATTCATATCCGATTTGCACATGATTGAATCCAGCCAAAGCCATCTTCTTTACAATCCGTGCATTGACTCCGTGCGATATGATTTCACCTAAATCGATGGATAATCGAGGATACTGCTCTCTGATTTCCATCAGTCCGTCAAGGAAAGCGTCGAAGCGAGCAAAGTCATTGTCGATAAGATCATTATCCAAAAACTGAATTCTGTAGATTCCGTACTTCTTAACCGAATCGGCGATTTCATCCAATGTGACGGCTATATCTTTTTTCCGGAATTTATAACCCATGTTTAAGTAGCAGAAATGACATTTCTTCCAATGGCAGCTTCTACTGTTTTCAAAAGATAACAATGCATATTGCTTGGGAACACCATAGCAGTCCATCTTATCGAAAAAATCGGAATAATCCGGCCGGAGGGCTTTAGACGATAAATCGGCGAACTCCATATTAGGTATTCGGGATGTCAGAATTTCGCCGTTTACCCTGTACGCTATGTTGCCTATCGAGGATAATTCATCCGTTTTATCCTCGGAAATTTTCTCAGTCAAATGAAGCAGCGGAATCTCGCCTTCGCCCCACATAGCGATATCGAATTGTGCGAAATTTTGCAAATAGGCAATCGCCGCTTCTTTGGTGCCGATGCCTCCGACAACGATTACTGCAGATGGATTTTTCTCTTTGATTTTTTCTGCGATAATACTCGAACAAACCCATTGATACAAATTTACCTCCAGCCCGAAATACAGAATTTTGTCGAAATCGTATTTATCTATGATTTCATTCAACAGATCTTCGAACTTTTGAGCATATTGATGCATATGTTCATCCCAAAAATTAGGAGACATATTGATATACTGAGGTTTGATAGCCTTCAGCAAAACTTTCAGTCGATTATATGCACAAGTGTCTTTATGTTTGATCGCCAAATAATTGTAGTACAGCAACAGATGTTCGGCTCCTTCATCTGCCAAAGTACCGTCACTCCACATAAATTCGTTCTGGAGCTTCCGCAAATAAAGGTTCCAATATTCGATGCGGACATTGTATCCGAAATTTTGGAGATAGGCTTTTAACACCGACATAGCCGGCGAAGGCATATAAACATTTGCGGGTGGCGCCCATCCTAAAATGACTTGCTTTTTAGTTTTCTGTCCTTCATTCCCCATAGTCGTAGTTCGTATAATAGGTTAAAGTCTTTATCTTGAACAGGTATTCGTACTTTGCCTGCAGGCGCTGCGATCGAGCTTTGACGGCGGCGCTTACGGCGGCGTTGTAGTCCGTTACCGTGGCGGCGCCGAGGTCGTACTTGCGTTCGATCTGCCGGGCGGCCTCCTCGGCCGAGGCGACGTACCGCTGCGCTCCGCGGTATCGCTCCCACGCCGTTCGGGCGTCGATGAGCGCCTGCGCAACCTCCTTCTCCACCTGTTTCTCGGCCGTTCGCAGGGCGTATTCGGCCTGCCGTATGGCGAGCTTCTGCCGCTGCACGTTCTTGCGGACCGTGAACTTCCCGAAAATCGGGATGTTGAGCGACAGCGACACATAGCTGCTCGCATTGTCCTTGTACTGCTCGAAAAACGGATAGGCCTCATACCGATAGGTGCCGTCGGTATTCCGGAACATCTTCTGCCGCACGTCGGAATAGCTCGACCCGTACCCGA from Alistipes dispar carries:
- a CDS encoding ATP-binding protein; translated protein: MDTLIRTFRTRLQNTPTEYVRDIHDKILWESRLVAILGARGVGKSTLVLQHIKLHEDAAATLYVSADDLYFSTHTLVELAGQFYREGGKALYIDEIHKYKNWSTEIKNIYDTYATLRVGYTGSSILDLEKGGADLSRRKLEYRLPGLSFREYLAIGKGIRIPAHTLEQVVQNKIDFPYAEHRPVALFKEYLKEGYYPYFQESGYYLRLLSVINQVVDNDIPAFAEMTTSTAQKLKKLLYIVAQSVPFKPNYSKLARDLNINRNMVADLMVYLEKAQLINILRDDTHGISALGKVDKIYLNNTNLAYALSDTTPDVGNVRETVFLSLLAPAQTITSSSVADFRIGGLTFEVGGRNKTQKQIRDIGNAYLVKDDIEYGHRNTIPLWAFGLTY
- a CDS encoding aspartyl protease family protein; translated protein: MVIRKIIGLLFAVLPVQIGAAQENPYDNAIGEAISRSDWFETRARYEQSADSLSDYMRLFSGALLDHNFNNPAGAVEKIQHMYDEYNAQMGGNFFSLFWMMSDNLAKLGHFKAAHDICTSLLAQGRDYMDEGTRTAFETNAVLFGLKSQWPRMGISDADANYDIPFGVEDEQIKFTAVRGMQRIGAMLDSGGQMTIIDKQLASQLELPMSADSIRFNETRCPLALLDTLRLGTAVFVHVPCVVLPLGDTGVTDCGLILGNDILQLFPEIELDYELRKLHLRSRTVSSPDAPRNLMLNKVPYIRVELDGIPATMVWDTGASKSSVEPEFHEAHRDRLPPLQAHGRKRGKTATGYSPVLEYAILPQMELTIGDKTGVMTNLYVIEDMPHSQLMGIPFDGTLGVLPPAEFKQLTINFQEMYFVVN
- a CDS encoding B12-binding domain-containing radical SAM protein, translated to MGNEGQKTKKQVILGWAPPANVYMPSPAMSVLKAYLQNFGYNVRIEYWNLYLRKLQNEFMWSDGTLADEGAEHLLLYYNYLAIKHKDTCAYNRLKVLLKAIKPQYINMSPNFWDEHMHQYAQKFEDLLNEIIDKYDFDKILYFGLEVNLYQWVCSSIIAEKIKEKNPSAVIVVGGIGTKEAAIAYLQNFAQFDIAMWGEGEIPLLHLTEKISEDKTDELSSIGNIAYRVNGEILTSRIPNMEFADLSSKALRPDYSDFFDKMDCYGVPKQYALLSFENSRSCHWKKCHFCYLNMGYKFRKKDIAVTLDEIADSVKKYGIYRIQFLDNDLIDNDFARFDAFLDGLMEIREQYPRLSIDLGEIISHGVNARIVKKMALAGFNHVQIGYESPSDNLLRKIDKKNTFSSNLLFIKFAYKYRIHVNGANVLRGLIEETEDDIIESIDNLHFLRFFYAENFFKHNISQLAVIKSSPYYNKIKDELPYRWAENPMSMLLPRNYLQAETKIILLEHLKLSQNLLWDKFIEIEHYYKSQHYSYLFVSYDDKAIYKEYCNGTLINELEFDTHSTEWNVLQKANEEVISLAELAKECHIEEKSLIPIIDGLFAERLIFHSSDYSEIVSVVDISTSK